The sequence below is a genomic window from Methylocystis sp. IM3.
GCCATGCCGCGCACGAGGCGGGCGAGGCCGGTCAGATTTTCGGTGAGCACCGGATTGCGCTTGTGCGGCATGGCCGAGGAGCCCTTCTGGCCGGCCGAGAAATATTCCTCGGCCTCCAGCACCTCGGTGCGCTGGAGATGGCGGATTTCGGTGGCGAGGCGCTCCACCGAAGAGGCGACGACGGCGAGCGTCGCGAAGAAGGCCGCATGGCGGTCGCGCGGAATGACCTGGGTCGACACCGGCTCCGGGACGAGGCCCATCTTGTGCGCGACATATTCCTCGACGCGGGGGTCGATATTGGCGAAGGTGCCGACGGCGCCCGAAATCGCGCAGGTGGCAACTTCCTTACGGGCCTGGACGAGGCGCTCGCGGGCGCGGGTAAATTCCGCATAGGCCTGCGCCATCTTGAGGCCGAAAGTGGTGGGTTCGGCGTGGATGCCGTGCGAGCGGCCGATGGTCGGCGTGAATTTGTGCTCGAAGGCGCGCTTCTTGATCGCGGCGAGCAGGGCGTCGACGTCGGCGACGAGCAGATCGGCGGCGCGGGCGAGCTGCACAGCGAGGCAGGTGTCGAGCACGTCGGACGACGTCATGCCCTGATGCACGAAGCGCGAGTCCGGCCCGATGAATTCGGCGAGATGGGTGAGGAAGGCGATGACGTCGTGCTTGGTCACGCGCTCGATCTCGTCGATGCGCGCCACGTCGAATTTGACGAAATCCGCCTTGTCCCAGATGTTCCTGGCGCTTTCCTTCGGGATGACGCCGAGCTCGGCGAGAGCGTCGCAGGCATAGGCCTCGATCTCGAACCAGATGCGAAAGCGCGTCTGCGGCTCCCAGATCGTCGTCATTTCGGGTCGGGAATAGCGCGGGATCATGGGGGCCTCGGGAACGCTCTTGAAGGAACTGAGCCGGCGGCCTGCCGGCCTTCGGCCCTCCGGTTCGCAAATTCGCGGCGCAGGGTCAATCCGGCGCGGCCTTCGGGCAGGCGACTTCCCTCGCCGGGCCCGAAGGCTGCATAAAGGCGGGCGTTGCTGGAAGACGAGAGGCCTCGGGGCGCATCATGGTGACGGAAAAACTGGCGCGATTGCGGGCGGGGGCGGTCGAGGAGGGAAAGCGGCTCCTTGCGATCTTCCTCTACCTCTGGGTGATCCTCACCCTGCTGTCTCTCCATAAGGCGATCATCTTCAACGAGGATTTGCTCACCTACCAGCAGGGCTTCGCGCTGCTCAACGCCTTCGTTCTGGCCAAGGTCATCTTCTTCGGGCAGAAATTTCATCTCGGCGAGAGCCGCAAGGATGCGCCGGTCGCCCTGCCGGCCCTGATCAAGTCGGCGATCTTCGGCCTGCTGCTCGTCGCCTTTCACGTCGTCGAGGAGACGGTCATCGGCGTGATCCACGGCAAGCCGGCGCGGGAGGCGCTGCCGACGATCGGCGACGGCTCCTTGCAGGCCATCGTCATGACGGCGATCATCGCCTCGGTCGGGCTCATCCCCTTTTTCGCCTTCGTCGAGCTCGGGCGCGTGCTGGGAACCGAGGAGCTGCGCGCGCTGCTCTTTGGCCCGCCGCGCGCGAAAGGCGCGCCAGGGGAGCATGTCGAGCGGCACTTTCTGAACTCGCAGACCGTGCGCGACGTGGTCATCGGAATGGCGGACGGATTGACCGTGCCCTTCGCCCTTGCGGCGGGCATTTCGGCGGCGATCGCCTCGACCCGCATCGTGGTGACGGCGGGGCTCGCGGAGATCGTCGCGGGCGCAACGGCCATGGGGCTCGGCGGCTATCTCGCCGCGCGCAGCGACCACGAACATTTCCTCTCGGAGGAAAAGCGAGAATATGCGGAGGTCGAGAAGCTGCCCGAGCAGGAGCGCCGCGAGCTGCGCGAGATCTTCGCGGGATATGGGCTGGAGAAGCCGGAGGTCGACACGGTCGTCGCCTCGCTCTCCGCCGACAAGAAGCGCTGGGTCGATTTCATGATGCGCTTCGAGCTGGGGCTGGAGCGGCCGGACCCCAGGCGCGCGCCGGTCAGCGCGGCGACCATCGCCCTGGCCTACGCCATTGGCGGACTCATTCCGCTCGCGCCCTACATCGTCGAGGACGACATCCGCCGCGCGCTCGTCCATTCGGCGATCCTCACCGGCGCGGCGCTGCTCATTTTCGGGGCGGTGAAGGGCCGGCTCACCGGGGTCGATCCGCTGAAGTCGGGCGCGCAGACCTTCCTCGTCGGCGGCCTCGCGGCGGGCGCGGCCTTTTATCTCGCCTCGCTGTTCGGCGGCTAGCGTCCGGTTGCACGGAGCTTGCACCGGTCCCGCGAACTGGCGTCGCGCCCTCGCGCCGCCCATATGAAGATTCTCTGGAGGCCCCATGCAGACAGCGGATGCGATGGTTCTCGGCGCCGGCATGGTCGGCGTCTCGGCGGCGCTGCATCTTCAGGCGCGCGGGCGCGACGTCGTCCTCGTCGACAGGCGCGGCGCGGGTCTCGAGACGAGCTTCGGCAACGCCGGGCTCATCGAGCGCTCCTCGATCTTTCCCTATCTCTTCCCGCGCGACCCGAGGCGGCTCGTCAAATACGCGCTGAACCTGCTCCCCGAAGCGCATTATCACCTGACCGCCGTGCCCTCGGTCGCGCCCTGGCTGATGCGCTACTGGCGGGCGAGCGCGCCCGAGCGCGTGCAAAAGAGCATCGCCGGCCGGCGCCCGCTGATCGAGCGCAGTCTCGTCGAGCACGAGGCGCTTATCCAGCAGGCGGGCGCGGGGCGGCTCATCCGCCACACGGGCTGGATCAAGCTTTTTCGCAGCAAGGAGACGCTGGAGCATGGCGTCGCCGACGCGGAGAAGCTGCGCGCCTATGACCTCCATATCGACATTCTCGACGAGAAGGGCGTCGCCGCGCGCGAGCCGCATCTCGCAGCCGTCGCGGGCGGCGTGCATTACCGCGACACCGCCTCTGTGAGCGATCCCGGCGCGCTCGCCAAGGCCTATGCCGATCTCTTTCTCGCGCGCGGCGGGCGCTTCGTCGCGGCCGACGCGCTGACGCTCGAAGAGGAGCCGGACGGGCGCTGGAGCGTGATGGGGCCGCAGGGGCGCATCGCCGCGCCGGACGCCGTTCTCGCGCTCGGCCCCTGGTCCGACCAGATTTTCCGCCGTTACGGCTACCAGATGCCCTTCGGCTTCAAGCGCGGCTACCACATGCATTACGCGCCGCAGCCGGGGGCGCGGCTCGAGCACCCGATTCTCGACGCCGACAATGGCTATCTTCTGGCCCCCATGGACAGGGGGATCAGGCTGACGAGCGGCGCGGAATTCGCGCCGCGCGACGCGCCGCCGACGCCGGTGCAGATCGACCGCTGCGAGCCGATCGCCCGCGCGCTCTTCCCGCTCGGAGCCGCGCTCGACCGCGCGCCCTGGAAAGGCGCCCGCCCCTGCCTGCCGGACATGTTGCCGGTGCTGGGACCCGCGCCCCGCCACAAGGGACTGTGGTTCGACTTCGGCCACGCCCATCATGGCCTGACCCTCGGCCCCGTCTCCGGGCGCCTGCTCGCCGAAATGATGACCGGGGAGACGCCCTTCACCGATCCCGCCCCCTATCGGGCCGACCGCTTCTAGGGGGCGCAAGCTTCACATTGGCGTCATGATCTGAAACTGTCGGGCCTTGGCCCGAATCGCGCCCGACGGCGCCCGTGGAAAGATCATGCGCGCGGCGGAAAGACTAGCCTATATCGACGGATGGCGCGTCATCGCCATCCTTCTCGTTTTCGCTGACCATCTCGGCATGAACAGGGAGATCGGCGCCTTTTACGAAAGAAGCGCGTTCGGCGTCCTCTCCCAATATGGCGAGACCGGCGTCTTCATCTTCTTCTTCATCAGCGGCTATGTCGTCAGCCTGACCTCCTTGCGGGAGGTCGAGCGAACCGGCGGCTTTTCGGCTCCGGCCTTCTATGCGCGGCGGTTCTTCCGCATCGTCCCGCCCTTGATGCTCTATCTCGCGGCGCTGATGGGCCTCGCCCTTGCGGGCGTCATCGAGTTTTCGCCCGTAAACTTCGTCAGCGCGGCGCTTTATCTGTGCAATTCCACGGCGCCCGGCGTCTCCTGCGACTGGTATGTCGGCCACACATGGAGCCTCGCCTTCGAGGAGCAGTTCTACTGCCTCTTTCCAGCGGCCTTCGCCTGGATGACGCTGGGGAAGGCCCCGCGTCCGACCCTGGCGGCGGCGGCGCTCGCCTTCGCCGCCCTGCCTTTCGTCTTCACCATCTGGTGGATCGGCAAGATCGGCTGCCTCATCGCCTATGCTCTGTTCTTCGCCGGCTACGCCGCCGCGGCGCGCGGCGCGGCGATCCAGCGCCTTTTCGCGGATGTGCGCCTGCCGGCGTTCACCGTCGCCGCCCTCGTCGTTTTCATGCCGAGGAGCGTCGTCGCCTCTTTCGGGGATGACGAAGCCATGCGGGCGGAGCTGATCGCGTGGTTCCGGCTGGCCTATGTCGGGGCCATTCCCGTCCTCGTCCTGCTGTCGGGCGCGGCGGAGAGTCCCTTGCGCAAGGCCCTGTCGATCGGCGCGCTCGCGGGGCTCGGCCGGGCGAGTTATTCCATTTATCTCTGGCAGCAGCTCTGCAACGGACCGGTCTTCAACGGTCTCGGCGTCGCCGCGCAATTCGCCCTGATCGGCGGCGCGATCCTGTTTTGTCTCGGCCTGTTCCGCATCGAACTCAAGCTGATCGGCCTCGGGCAGGCGCTGTCCTCGCGCCTTCGGCGGCGCGGCGAAGAACAAGCGGCGGCGCCCGCTTTGGCGATGGACCCTGCGTCATGACAAAGAAAACCCGGCGGCCGGGAGAGCTGGAGCCGCCGGGATTACTCGTCTTACCTGAACAATTGAGACGCCTGATGCATCAAGACAAGAAAAAAGGCGAGCCCGCCAGCAATGAACATTGACGCTTTCAGCATCGACGCGCGGCTGTGCTGGATCATATCTCCATGCTCCTTCGGTTTCCCTGTCAGAGCGCAGAGTAAACTCACTTCTGGCGCGTTGAAGCGCCAATTTGAGCAAAACCCACAAGTCCAGAACGATTATTTTGCTTGAACAGGATCGGCGCGCGGCGATCGCTCCGCGCGGCGCCCGGAGCGCCGCCTTTGCGCCGCGGCCCGCCCTGTGGCAATAACGCGCCCAAACATCTCTCTTCCGAGGATCACCATGGCGGCGGACGTCACCTTTCCCGCAGCGGCGGCGGCGGGGCTCTTGTCTTTTCTCTCTCCCTGCGTGCTGCCGCTCGTGCCGCCCTATCTGACCTATCTCGCTGGCGTTTCGATGGAGGATCTCGAAATCGAGACCCGCTCGCAGGCCCGCCGCGACGTGCTGTTTTCGGCAGTGCTGTTCGTCCTCGGCTTCACGACGGTCTTCGTGGCGCTCGGCGCGACCGCCAGCGCCTTCGGCGCCGTGATTCGCGCCAATCTGCATATTCTCTCCTGGCTGGCGGGCGCGGTCATCATCCTGATGGGGCTGCATTTCGTCGGCGTGCTGAAGGTCGGCCTGCTCTATCGGGAGAAGCGCGCGGAGATCACCAAGCCCATGGGCCTCTTCGGCTCCTATGTGATGGGGCTGGCCTTTGCCTTCGGCTGGACGCCCTGCATCGGGCCGATTCTCGCGGCGATTCTCGCCGTCGCCGGCGCGCAGGAGACGGTCGCGCGCGGCGCCGCCCTGCTCGCCACCTATTCGCTGGGTCTTGGCCTGCCCTTCATCGTCGCAGGCCTGGCCCTCGGCCGATTCCTCGCCTTCGTCGCGCGCTTTCGCAAGCATTTCGGCAAGGTGGAGAAAGTCGTCGGCGTCCTGCTGATCGTCACGGGCGTCGCCTTCCTCACCGGCGGCGTGCAGGAAATGTCTTTCTGGCTGCTGGAGATGTTCCCCGGCCTGGCGACGCTCGGATGACCGGGATGGCGGGCTGGGACCCCCGCCAGGATCCCCGTCTGCCCGAAATCGACCGGCTGCGCGGTCTCGTCATGGTCGTCATGGCGCTCGATC
It includes:
- the purB gene encoding adenylosuccinate lyase; the encoded protein is MIPRYSRPEMTTIWEPQTRFRIWFEIEAYACDALAELGVIPKESARNIWDKADFVKFDVARIDEIERVTKHDVIAFLTHLAEFIGPDSRFVHQGMTSSDVLDTCLAVQLARAADLLVADVDALLAAIKKRAFEHKFTPTIGRSHGIHAEPTTFGLKMAQAYAEFTRARERLVQARKEVATCAISGAVGTFANIDPRVEEYVAHKMGLVPEPVSTQVIPRDRHAAFFATLAVVASSVERLATEIRHLQRTEVLEAEEYFSAGQKGSSAMPHKRNPVLTENLTGLARLVRGMAFPAMENVALWHERDISHSSVERMIGPDATVTLDFALARLTGVIENLLVYPENMQKNLDRLGGLVHSQRVLLALTQKGVSREDAYAMVQRNAMPVWRGEGDFRTLLGQDPDVSAKLSPAELDELFDLSYHFKHVDTVFRRVFGAA
- a CDS encoding VIT1/CCC1 transporter family protein; the encoded protein is MLFGPPRAKGAPGEHVERHFLNSQTVRDVVIGMADGLTVPFALAAGISAAIASTRIVVTAGLAEIVAGATAMGLGGYLAARSDHEHFLSEEKREYAEVEKLPEQERRELREIFAGYGLEKPEVDTVVASLSADKKRWVDFMMRFELGLERPDPRRAPVSAATIALAYAIGGLIPLAPYIVEDDIRRALVHSAILTGAALLIFGAVKGRLTGVDPLKSGAQTFLVGGLAAGAAFYLASLFGG
- a CDS encoding NAD(P)/FAD-dependent oxidoreductase, encoding MQTADAMVLGAGMVGVSAALHLQARGRDVVLVDRRGAGLETSFGNAGLIERSSIFPYLFPRDPRRLVKYALNLLPEAHYHLTAVPSVAPWLMRYWRASAPERVQKSIAGRRPLIERSLVEHEALIQQAGAGRLIRHTGWIKLFRSKETLEHGVADAEKLRAYDLHIDILDEKGVAAREPHLAAVAGGVHYRDTASVSDPGALAKAYADLFLARGGRFVAADALTLEEEPDGRWSVMGPQGRIAAPDAVLALGPWSDQIFRRYGYQMPFGFKRGYHMHYAPQPGARLEHPILDADNGYLLAPMDRGIRLTSGAEFAPRDAPPTPVQIDRCEPIARALFPLGAALDRAPWKGARPCLPDMLPVLGPAPRHKGLWFDFGHAHHGLTLGPVSGRLLAEMMTGETPFTDPAPYRADRF
- a CDS encoding acyltransferase family protein, encoding MARIAPDGARGKIMRAAERLAYIDGWRVIAILLVFADHLGMNREIGAFYERSAFGVLSQYGETGVFIFFFISGYVVSLTSLREVERTGGFSAPAFYARRFFRIVPPLMLYLAALMGLALAGVIEFSPVNFVSAALYLCNSTAPGVSCDWYVGHTWSLAFEEQFYCLFPAAFAWMTLGKAPRPTLAAAALAFAALPFVFTIWWIGKIGCLIAYALFFAGYAAAARGAAIQRLFADVRLPAFTVAALVVFMPRSVVASFGDDEAMRAELIAWFRLAYVGAIPVLVLLSGAAESPLRKALSIGALAGLGRASYSIYLWQQLCNGPVFNGLGVAAQFALIGGAILFCLGLFRIELKLIGLGQALSSRLRRRGEEQAAAPALAMDPAS
- a CDS encoding cytochrome c biogenesis CcdA family protein; amino-acid sequence: MAADVTFPAAAAAGLLSFLSPCVLPLVPPYLTYLAGVSMEDLEIETRSQARRDVLFSAVLFVLGFTTVFVALGATASAFGAVIRANLHILSWLAGAVIILMGLHFVGVLKVGLLYREKRAEITKPMGLFGSYVMGLAFAFGWTPCIGPILAAILAVAGAQETVARGAALLATYSLGLGLPFIVAGLALGRFLAFVARFRKHFGKVEKVVGVLLIVTGVAFLTGGVQEMSFWLLEMFPGLATLG